The genome window TTCGGCAGCTTCAAAGGACTCGCTTGAATCGGGGCTGTGAACGAGGTCGATGATGGCATCAAAGAGATCGGACTGTTTGATCGGTTTGGTGAGGTAACGCCCAATCCCCAGCTCTTCGCATCGCTTCAGATCTTCATTGCGATCCAGTGAGGTGAGCATCATCACGATCGTGCTGGAGATCTGTGAATCATTCTGAATCGTCTCCGCGAACATGAATCCATCGACATCCGGCATGCTCGCATCTGTGATCACCAGATCGAATGGTTTCTGCTTCTCAAAGGCAGCCCGCAGTTCTCGAAGTCCGGACTCTGCATCCGCCACAGCGAGTGGAGCCATTCGCCAGTTCACACACATCTCTTCAAGAATTTGACGGTTCGTGGAATTGTCATCTACGATCAGCACCCTCAGCCCTTCAACAGCACACAAGTCTTCGACCATTTCAGTCGGAACATCGTAGGCAACCGGCCGAAACTTGGCTGTGAAGTGGAATGTACTTCCTTTGCCGGGCTCGCTCTCAACCCAGATCTTTCCGCCCATCAGCTGCACCAGCCTCGAAGAGATCGTCAGCCCGAGACCTGTTCCTCCGAACTTGCGAGTTGTCGACATGTCCGCCTGTTCAAATGCCTGAAACACGCGAGCCTGTGTCTCAGCATCCATGCCGATTCCGGTATCTGTCACCTGAAACTGCAGCGTGATCTCTTCGTCGGTCGCTTCAACGAGATTCACGTGCAAAATCACTTCGCCCTGCTCCGTGAACTTAATCGCGTTCCCCAGCAGATTCACAATCACTTGCCGGAGCCGGAGTCCGTCGCCACGGATCAGGTTGGGGATTTCAGGAACGATGTGACACGCCAATTCAAGCGATCGACTGTGAGCACGAATCGCCAGCGGTTTGATGGAATCGCCGAGCCACTCACGCAAATCGATGGGGTAGCATTCCAGTTCGAACCGTCCGGACTCGATCTTCGAGAAGTCGAGAATGTCATTGATAATTCCGAGTAAAGACTCCCCTGCGTTGAGGACGGTCTCGAGATAATCTCTCTGCTGCCCGTTGAGTTCTGTATCGAGGACCAGTTCCGTCATGCCGATGACGGCATTCATCGGTGTGCGAATTTCATGGCTCATATTAGCGAGAAACTCGCTCTTCGCACGGTTGGCCACTTCCGCCGCTTCCATTGCCGACTGCAATTCCATTTCGGCCAATTTGCGTTGCGTGATATCTCGAGCGATCCCCACCAGCCCGACAACTTCGTCATCCGCATTCGTGAGTGGAACCTTGGTGGTCAACAGCCAGCGACGAGTTCCGTCCGCCAGAAAGTTTTCTTCCTCACGATTAATAAGCGGTTCCTGGGTTTGCATCACCGCAAGGTCGTCTTCTCGAAATGCCTCCGCGAGTTCAATCGGGGTGAAGTCGAAGTCCGTCTTGCCGATCAGTTCCGCTTCTGTTTCCAGTCCGTACATCTTCACCAGAGCTTGATTCACCGTGACGAAGCAACTGTTCGCATCTTTGATGAAGATATAATCGGGAAGGTTGTCGATGAGAGTTCTCAGCCGGTCCCGTTCATGTTCCAGTTGTTCGGCGATCTGATGATGTTGGGTAATGTCTCGCGAGATCCCGAGTGTTCCAAATACCGTCCCATCGACTTTTCGCAGCGGCATTTTCGTCGCAGAAACCCACGAGACATGCCCATCCGGCCAGACGAGTCGTTCCTCGTGGTCAATGAGACCTTCGCCCGTTTCAAGAATGACTTGCTCAGCTTTGTAAGCATCCT of Thalassoglobus sp. JC818 contains these proteins:
- a CDS encoding response regulator, translated to MQRLFSSRKSIIVSTIGLSIAISVVEHLIPPGIAFGLLYVAVLVLTFSATDRNLVLQMAGLVTVLCLVGFTISQFSDGNDVVSVINTLLTLFAIWTTAILGYQRKTWEDRMKQANLELDARIHSRTLELQSAVEDLREEVLRHEKTQEAYEHEQLLMEELMSVIPDDIYFKDRDGRFLRINRAKALRSGLNSPDEAIGKTDNDFFQPEHAQDAYKAEQVILETGEGLIDHEERLVWPDGHVSWVSATKMPLRKVDGTVFGTLGISRDITQHHQIAEQLEHERDRLRTLIDNLPDYIFIKDANSCFVTVNQALVKMYGLETEAELIGKTDFDFTPIELAEAFREDDLAVMQTQEPLINREEENFLADGTRRWLLTTKVPLTNADDEVVGLVGIARDITQRKLAEMELQSAMEAAEVANRAKSEFLANMSHEIRTPMNAVIGMTELVLDTELNGQQRDYLETVLNAGESLLGIINDILDFSKIESGRFELECYPIDLREWLGDSIKPLAIRAHSRSLELACHIVPEIPNLIRGDGLRLRQVIVNLLGNAIKFTEQGEVILHVNLVEATDEEITLQFQVTDTGIGMDAETQARVFQAFEQADMSTTRKFGGTGLGLTISSRLVQLMGGKIWVESEPGKGSTFHFTAKFRPVAYDVPTEMVEDLCAVEGLRVLIVDDNSTNRQILEEMCVNWRMAPLAVADAESGLRELRAAFEKQKPFDLVITDASMPDVDGFMFAETIQNDSQISSTIVMMLTSLDRNEDLKRCEELGIGRYLTKPIKQSDLFDAIIDLVHSPDSSESFEAAENAEMLESTTSLKILLAEDSPANQKLAVGLLSKWSHNVTVANNGREAITAAKKSDFDLILMDVQMPEMDGLAATAEIRKLQSLGEIGPVPIVAMTAHAMKGDRERCLDSGMDDYVSKPIRPQELKRVIKELTDSPTSEESENITEMQEPIHDDSQSPSDHANGQSSEPTPVNAEECSNAKAAIDWAQLLSSAMDDEELALDVAQAFLEESPQVFVKLQQAYESRNSDDVNRFAHTLKGSLRTIGAHSSSIAAELEQAAAGGHWERCQQCISSLERSLPEVMTELQKEVEKR